One part of the Paramormyrops kingsleyae isolate MSU_618 chromosome 2, PKINGS_0.4, whole genome shotgun sequence genome encodes these proteins:
- the tspan36 gene encoding tetraspanin 36 has translation MDCGIMTSKLILLLLSLVFWAAGAALTYVGVSVIKSYNNYEHFFEDQYTFIPAAIIVAIAVLMFIVGFVGCFATLTESCFGLGFFLLVLLVFFAGEITALVFGFIYRGKIKDDLEHTMTGVFQKYDGQNSETRAVDYLQTQLHCCGAKNYTDWRNTTWFSTNHTVPLSCCATHNSGCTGRLDQPTLLNTLGCEFKLVQLLQDAISYVMLVVVGFANFKLFGVVSVCVITCRDRQRHYLPL, from the exons ATGGACTGCGGGATAATGACCTCCAAACTGATCCTTTTGCTCCTCAGCTTGGTGTTCTGG GCTGCCGGAGCTGCTCTGACTTATGTGGGCGTCTCCGTCATAAAGAGCTACAATAACTATGAGCACTTCTTTGAGGACCAGTACACCTTCATCCCTGCTGCTATCATCGTTGCAATCGCGGTGCTGATGTTCATCGTCGGTTTCGTGGGTTGCTTCGCTACTCTGACAGAATCCTGTTTCGGGCTGGGATTT TTCCTACTTGTTCTCCTGGTCTTCTTTGCTGGGGAGATCACTGCTTTAGTGTTTGGATTCATCTACAGGGGAAAG ATAAAGGATGACCTGGAGCACACAATGACCGGGGTGTTCCAGAAGTACGATGGCCAGAACTCAGAGACGCGGGCAGTAGACTACCTGCAGACTCAG CTTCATTGCTGTGGAGCGAAAAACTACACTGACTGGAGAAACACGACCTGGTTCTCCACCAACCACACAGTGCCCCTGTCCTGCTGTGCGACCCACAACTCTGGCTGCACAGGTCGGCTGGACCAGCCAACACTGCTCAACACACTG GGATGTGAGTTCAAGCTGGTACAGCTGCTGCAAGATGCAATCAGCTATGTGATGCTAGTCGTCGTGGGCTTTGCCAACTTTAAG CTATTCGGAGTGGTCAGCGTGTGTGTGATCACTTGTAGGGATCGCCAGAGACACTACCTGCCACTATAG